A region of Micropterus dolomieu isolate WLL.071019.BEF.003 ecotype Adirondacks linkage group LG01, ASM2129224v1, whole genome shotgun sequence DNA encodes the following proteins:
- the LOC123958001 gene encoding B-cell receptor CD22-like, translated as SDYFDSADSYSCAVKGLEGFPSPSVYAPKLPSVSVSPSAEIVEGSSVTLTCSSDANPAAKYTWYKENQTLLSEEPQLVLSSIQSSDSGEYYCAAENQLGRKTTKYIINVKYAPKTSSVSASPSGKIMEGSSVTLTCRSDANPAAINTWYKKNQSPLQGLQDIYHFNSISSEDSGIYYCKSENQYGQINSTYLSIDVHYAPKLPSVSVSPSAEIVEGSSVTLTCSSDANPAANYTWYKENQRLLSEEPQFVFSPIQSSDSGEYYCAAENELGRMTSEYIINVKYAPKLLSVSVSPSAEIVEGSSVTLTCSSDANPAANYTWYKENEDSPKASGQNFTITDIRAEHSGNYYCEAQNRRGRHNSTLHLTVVSGK; from the exons TCAGACTACTTTGATTCTGCAGACAGTTATTCCTGTGCTGTGAAAGGACTGGAGggtttcccctctccttcagtgt atgctccaaagcttccctctgtgtcagtgagtccctctgctgagatagtggagggcagttcagtgactctgacctgcagcagtgatgctaacccagcagctaaatacacctggtacaaggagaaccaAACTCTGCTCAGTGAAGAACCACAGCTTGTCCTCAGCTCCATCcagtcctctgactctggaGAGTATTACTGTGCAGCTGAGAACCAGCTGGGGAGGAAGACAACTAAATACatcattaatgtgaaat atgctccaaagaCTTCCTCTGTGTCAGCAAGTCCATCTGGAAAAATcatggagggcagttcagtgactctgacctgtagaagtgatgctaacccagcagctataAATACCTGGTACAAGAAGAACCAATCACCACTTCAAGGTCTACAAGACATTTATCATTTCAACTCCATCAGCTCTGAGGACAGTGGGATCTACTACTGCAAGTCCGAGAATCAATATGGACAGATCAATTCTACATATCTTTCTATAGATGTCCACT atgctccaaagcttccctctgtgtcagtgagtccctctgctgagatagtggagggcagttcagtgactctgacctgcagcagtgatgctaacccagcagctaattatacctggtacaaggagaaccaAAGACTGCTCAGTGAAGAACCACAGTTTGTCTTCAGCCCCATCcagtcctctgactctggaGAGTATTACTGTGCAGCTGAGAATGAGCTGGGGAGGATGACATctgaatacatcattaatgTCAAAT atgctccaaagcttctctctgtgtcagtgagtccctctgctgagatagtggagggcagttcagtgactctgacctgcagcagtgatgctaacccagcagctaattacacctggtacaaggagaatgaagactcaccaaaagcatcaggacagaacttcaccatcactgacatcagagctgaacacagtgggaattattactgtgaagcccagaacagaagaggacgtCATAACTCCACCTTACATCTGACTGTTGTGTCAGGTAAATGA